The Nocardia arthritidis genome has a window encoding:
- the aroQ gene encoding gamma subclass chorismate mutase AroQ: MRALLVSVLSVALLVLAPDSANATPGGPDSGPLDRLVALVADRLDTADAVAAAKWATAERSGTPPVIDDPAREADVYDSMARLGERLDLPENWIRQVFFGQIEANKVVQRGLIAGWRFDPAGAPTAPPDLSSVRPRIDRLNAEIVDEVAAHRGELSGPDCAERLAHSVFGAFATWRDDALHRVALVRATTVLCAP; encoded by the coding sequence ATGCGGGCGTTGCTGGTGTCGGTGTTGTCGGTGGCGCTGCTGGTGTTGGCGCCCGATAGCGCGAACGCGACGCCGGGCGGGCCGGATTCCGGCCCGCTGGACCGGCTGGTGGCGCTGGTCGCGGACCGGCTCGACACCGCCGACGCGGTGGCCGCGGCTAAATGGGCGACGGCCGAACGCAGCGGAACCCCGCCGGTCATCGACGATCCGGCCCGTGAGGCGGATGTCTACGATTCGATGGCTCGGCTGGGCGAGCGGCTGGATCTGCCCGAAAACTGGATCAGGCAGGTCTTTTTCGGTCAGATCGAGGCCAATAAGGTGGTGCAGCGCGGGCTGATCGCGGGCTGGCGCTTCGATCCGGCGGGCGCGCCCACCGCGCCGCCGGACCTGTCGTCGGTGCGGCCGCGGATCGATCGGCTTAATGCCGAGATCGTCGACGAGGTCGCGGCCCATCGGGGCGAGCTGTCCGGCCCGGATTGTGCGGAGCGGTTGGCGCACAGCGTATTCGGTGCCTTCGCGACCTGGCGCGATGATGCGCTGCACCGGGTCGCGCTGGTCCGGGCGACCACGGTGCTGTGTGCACCGTAA